The Candidatus Zixiibacteriota bacterium genome includes the window GACCGAGCCGATCGCCACTCCCCTGGTACCGCCGCCGAGGGAGGCTTCCCCGTAGGACCTCTTTCGGCTAAGCTGCCGGCGACGGGACCCCGACCATGACCCATTGTCTCCCAGCGCCCGAAAGCGCGGCCGTCGAGCGGGCGACGCGGGCCGAGATCCGGCGGTGGCAGGAGGAAAGGCTCGTCGCGCTTTACCGGCGCGCCTGGGAGCACGTCCCTTTCTACCGCAAGCGCTGGCAGGAAGCGGGGCTCGATGCCGGCTCCGTTCGCACCATGGGCGATCTTGCGAGGCTCCCCGTCGTCGGCAAGAGCGATTTCGAGGCCGACTTGCGAGACCATCCGCCGTTCGGCAGTTACCAGGGGGACTTTCCTGCCGTCCGGGTCCAGGCAAGCTCCGGCAGCTCGGGAAATCCCAAGCCCTTTTTCCACACGCGTCGCGACTGGGAGGCGATCGCCAATCTCTGGTCGCGCCGTCTGTACGCGCAGGGAGTCCGGCCGGGCGACGTTCTCCAGGTGGCGTTCACCTATTCGTTGTTCATCGCGGGCTTCACCTGCACCGAGGGCGCCATGAAGCTCGGCGCCGTGGTTGTCCCGGCGGGCAGCGGCGCGGTCACGCCCAGCGAGCGGCAGGTAAGACTGCTCTCGGAATGGGGAGCCGCGGTGGTGGCCGGCACGCCGTCGTACGTCCTGCACCTCGCCGACGTTGCCGAACGGGCGGGAATGGACCTGCGACGCGATTTCAAGCTGCGCATCGCCGTCCACACGGCCGAGCCGATGAGCGAGGCGGCGCGGAGGTCGATCGAAGCGCGCTGGGGCGTGAGGGCCTACGACAACTTCGGCAGCGTGGAGACCGGAGCGCCGACGTTCGAATGCGAGGAGCGCGACGGCTACCACGTCAACGAGGACGCCTACCTCTTCGAGGTCCTCGACCGTGACACGCTGGCGCCGGTCGGTGCAGGGGAAGAAGGAGTGGTCGTGGTGACGAGCCTGTTCAAAGAGGCGGCTCCCGTGATTCGCTACAACCTCGAGGACGTGAGCTCCATGATCGACGCGCCGTGCCGGTGCGGGAGGAGCTTTCGCCGGCTGGCGAAGATCAAGGGACGCACGAGCGAGATGCTGAAGGTGCGCGGGGTGCCGTTCTATCCGTCGGCGGTGGAAGCGGTGCTGGAAGGGTTTCCGGAGCTCACGCGGGAGTATCGCCTGGTCCTCGACCGGGCGGGCGGACAGGACCGCGTGCTGGTGCAGGCGGAGCGGCGCTCGAACGCGGGCGGGGACGACTCGCTTCGCGAACGGCTCGAGCGGGCACTGAAGGTGGCGATCGGTCTTTCGATCGACGCGGAGCTGCTGGCGCCGGGTGCGCTCGGCCGCGCCCTCGAGGTGGAGGGCCGGGTCAAGGTGAAGCGCGTCTGGGATCGGAGAGGAAGCGAGGATGTTTAACGACACCCGAGACTTCATCGAAGCCCTGCGCGCGAGCGGAGATCTCCTCGAGATCGACAAAGAGGTCCACTGGGATCTCGAGCTCGGCGCCGTGAGCCGGCTCGCGTGCGAAAAGGACGGCCCGGCGC containing:
- a CDS encoding AMP-binding protein is translated as MTHCLPAPESAAVERATRAEIRRWQEERLVALYRRAWEHVPFYRKRWQEAGLDAGSVRTMGDLARLPVVGKSDFEADLRDHPPFGSYQGDFPAVRVQASSGSSGNPKPFFHTRRDWEAIANLWSRRLYAQGVRPGDVLQVAFTYSLFIAGFTCTEGAMKLGAVVVPAGSGAVTPSERQVRLLSEWGAAVVAGTPSYVLHLADVAERAGMDLRRDFKLRIAVHTAEPMSEAARRSIEARWGVRAYDNFGSVETGAPTFECEERDGYHVNEDAYLFEVLDRDTLAPVGAGEEGVVVVTSLFKEAAPVIRYNLEDVSSMIDAPCRCGRSFRRLAKIKGRTSEMLKVRGVPFYPSAVEAVLEGFPELTREYRLVLDRAGGQDRVLVQAERRSNAGGDDSLRERLERALKVAIGLSIDAELLAPGALGRALEVEGRVKVKRVWDRRGSEDV